One Panicum virgatum strain AP13 chromosome 9K, P.virgatum_v5, whole genome shotgun sequence genomic region harbors:
- the LOC120648319 gene encoding uncharacterized protein LOC120648319, which yields MALLQCQSLPGIGCSGIAPARARVQQCLAAASHAPLPPPLLRANGGTTGRSPASVKAGSAIGFGRRGRRDLRVVAEAAAAAAAKVTPVSPGGVSVSDVLWPSAGAFLAMAVLGKLDQVVAYKGVSLTIAPLGAVCCVLFSAPDSPAAKKYNMFIAQIGCAALGVSALSLFGPGWLARGAALSACIAFMTITGASHPPAASLPLLFIDGPKFHNLQFWYALFPGAAGCVVLCLIQEVVVYLKKNFKF from the exons ATGGCTCTGCTGCAGTGCCAGAGCCTTCCCGGCATTGGCTGCAGCGGCATCGCCCCGGCACGAGCGAGGGTGCAGCAATGTCTGGCAGCGGCGTCACACGCGCCCCTTCCGCCTCCCCTCCTGCGCGCCAATGGCGGCACGACGGGCCGCTCCCCTGCCTCCGTTAAGGCTGGCAGTGCGATAGGCTTCGGCCGGCGGGGACGGAGGGACCTGCGCGTcgtcgcggaggcggcggcggcggcggcggccaaggtcACGCCGGTGTCGCCTGGCGGCGTCAGCGTCAGCGACGTGCTCTGGCCTTCCGCCG GAGCATTCTTGGCCATGGCAGTACTGGGGAAACTGGACCAGGTGGTGGCGTACAAGGGAGTCTCCTTGACAATTGCGCCCCTTGGAGCGGTCTGCTGCGTGCTTTTCAGCGCTCCAGACTCGCCTGCAGCCAAG AAATACAATATGTTCATCGCACAGATTGGTTGTGCCGCATTAGGTGTATCGGCCCTTTCGTTGTTTGGACCAGGCTGGTTAGCAAGAGGTGCAGCTCTTTCTGCCTGCATAGCATTCATGACCATCACAGGTGCCTCACATCCTCCAG CTGCAAGCTTGCCCCTCTTATTTATTGATGGCCCGAAGTTTCACAATTTGCAATTTTGGTATGCACTTTTTCCTGGAGCTGCAGGTTGTGTCGTCCTTTGCTTGATT CAAGAGGTGGTGGTTTACCTAAAGAAGAACTTCAAGTTTTGA
- the LOC120648317 gene encoding ferredoxin C 2, chloroplastic-like: MACPAATTARIGCLWRSEGIAGSASPRRSRPARDTRARASELQQAPRPPSAAAAVPTHKVTVHDRQRGVVHEFVVPEDQYILHTAEAQDIRLPFACRHGFEALSSPYGSSCLYLASTKEVGWRGNIQKLSSQTVKSCCTSCAVRIKSGQIRQPEALGISAELKDQGYALLCVGFPSGDVKVETQDEDEVYWLQFGRYFARGPVERDDYALELAMGDE, encoded by the exons ATGGCCtgccccgccgccaccac GGCTCGCATCGGGTGCCTGTGGAGGAGCGAGGGGATCGCCGGCTCCGCGTCCCCGCGCCGGAGCCGCCCGGCGCGGGACACGAGGGCGCGCGCCTCGGAGCTGCAGCAGGCGCCCcgcccgccgtccgccgccgccgccgtccccactCACAAGGTCACAGTCCACGACCGCCAGCGCGGGGTCGTCCACGAGTTCGTCGTGCCCGAG GACCAGTACATTCTGCACACCGCGGAGGCGCAGGACATCAGGCTGCCGTTCGCGTGCCGGCACG GATTTGAAGCACTGTCTTCACCAT ATGGAAGCTCTTGCTTGTACCTGGCATCGACCAAGGAGGTGGGCTGGAGAGGCAATATACAAAAGTTGTCCAGTCAGACTGTTAAGA GTTGTTGTACAAGCTGTGCAGTCCGGATAAAATCAGGACAAATTAGACAACCTGAAGCACTTGGGATATCTGCAGAACTAAAAGATCAG GGCTATGCCTTGTTGTGTGTTGGCTTCCCATCTGGTGATGTCAAAGTCGAgactcaagatgaagatgag GTATATTGGCTCCAATTCGGGAGATATTTTGCAAGAGGGCCTGTG GAAAGAGACGATTATGCGCTAGAACTTGCAATGGGAGACGAGTGA
- the LOC120648316 gene encoding uncharacterized tRNA/rRNA methyltransferase YsgA-like isoform X1, whose translation MLLLARAPPPSLAANYSASPERGLRLRSMPSSRAVVATASSAAKPAAAASSRAGQKRKQVASVANPLVKHCVKLRLSAAYRRSCRRLLLVGLAPILEMCRFELDAIDYLLLLDGVEVPEALREFSGDVVFVSAAVMKKVSGMQSVDSTEAIAVMHMPRHFRDLGSHEDGDSLHGLFNHPKRILVLDGIQDPGNLGTLIRSACAFKWDGVFLLPACCDPFNEKALRAARGASLQLPIVSGTWHDLHALMTKYDMKMMAGHPESSSDASKGIHSLSKELADSLLNESLCLVLGSEGNGLSSETLQACELVNIPMEANADSREMNSLFHLVYFSRNKKCMGTVTHGISYYGGVT comes from the exons ATGCTGCTCCTGgcgcgagccccgccgccgtccttggCGGCCAACTATTCGGCGAGCCCGGAGCGCGGCCTCCGCCTTCGGAGCATGCCCTCGTCCCGCGCCGTCGTCGCTACGGCCTCCTCTGCGGCgaagccggcggccgcggcttcCTCGCGGGCCGGGCAAAAGCGCAAGCAGGTGGCGAGCGTGGCGAACCCGCTCGTGAAGCACTGCGTCAAGCTCCGGCTCTCCGCCGCGTACCgccgctcctgccgccgcctcctcctcgtcggccTCGCGCCCATCCT GGAGATGTGTAGGTTTGAGCTCGACGCCATCGATTACCTGCTTCTCCTGGAcggcgtggaggtcccggaggCGCTGCGCGAGTTCTCTGGCGATGTCGTGTTTGTCAGCGCCGCGGTGATGAAGAAGGTGTCCGGCATGCAGTCGGTTGATTCCACCGAGGCGATTGCTGTCATGCACATGCCTAGGCACTTCCGCGACCTCGGGAGCCATGAGGATGGGGATTCTCTTCATGGGCTGTTCAATCACCCAAAGAGGATTCTGGTCCTTGATGGGATCCAG GATCCTGGTAACCTTGGAACGCTGATAAGATCAGCTTGTGCTTTCAAATGG GACGGGGTATTTCTTCTCCCAGCTTGTTGTGATCCTTTCAATGAAAAGGCTCTCCGTGCAGCCCGTGGAGCCTCTTTGCAGCTTCCTATTGTCTCTGGTACCTGGCATGACCTGCATGCATTAATGACTAAATATGATATGAAGATGATGGCAGGCCATCCAGAAAGTAGCAGTGATGCATCCAAGGGAATCCACTCGCTGTCCAAAGAACTAGCTGATTCACTCTTGAATGAGTCTCTGTGCTTAGTGTTAGGAAGTGAGGGGAATGGCCTTTCTTCAGAAACCCTCCAAGCCTGTGAGCTTGTAAACATTCCGATGGAAG CTAATGCTGATTCAAGGGAAATGAACAGTTTGTTCCATCTGGTTTACTTTTCCAGGAACAAGAAATGTATGGGAACTGTTACTCATGGAATTTCTTACTATGGTGGTGTCACGTAG
- the LOC120648320 gene encoding glucosamine inositolphosphorylceramide transferase 1-like has translation MQSSPSLPAAGANRRRQPAAPSAPAYLAATLSFLVLAALAYSHAAFPRFPHPPATRLCRPDAEGSWSAGVFLGDSPFSLKPIEHWGISSGGGAAWPVSNPVVTCADVAEAGFPSSFVANPFLFIQGDAIYMFFETKDPVTSQGNIAAAISKDAGATWQQLGVVLDEKWHLSYPYVFSYENKTYMMPESSKKGNLRLYYTVDFPLKWKLEKVLLERPLVDSVIVNFQGSYWLLGSDISSYGSKQRGELCIWYSSSPLGPWNPHRQNQVHNNKDNKPSARNGGRPFIYNGNLYRIGKDRDAGSGYDILVFKVEVLTANQYKEVVVPFVPEKPLKDRNAWNGARSHHLDIQQHPLGQLWIGVMDGDRVPLGDSVHRLTIGSMFYGVASISVLLLGALIGAIKCILPLRWYLPHTEKRSDTLKTEKQVFLCHKFNSLICNVNKLGSLIDGRINCRARKGGIYIAVILLILVVLTCFGTHYIFGGNGAEEPYPVKGRYSQFTLLTMTYDARLWNLKMFVEHYSKCASVREIVVVWNKGRPPSLVELKSMVPVRIRIENKNTINNRFNIDKEIKKKTVMELDDDIMMTCDDLERGFKVWREHPDRIVGYYPRLAEGRPLEYRNERYARQQGGYNIILTGAAFMDHELAFKRYWSKEAEIGRQIVDSFFNCEDVLLNFLFVNESLTSTVEYVKPAWAVDMSKFSGVAISRNTQAHYHIRSKCLAIFSGIYGNLTSKRFFNRRGDGWDS, from the exons ATGCAGTCGTCACCCTCTctgccggcggcgggagcgaaTCGCCGCCGCCAGCCTGCAGCGCCATCTGCTCCCGCGTACCTCGCCGCGACGCTGTCGTTCCTCGTCCTAGCAGCGCTCGCCTACTCCCACGCCGCCTTCCCGCGCTTCCCGCACCCGCCGGCCACCCGCCTGTGCCGCCCCGACGCCGAGGGTTCCTGGTCCGCCGGCGTATTCCTCGGGGACTCCCCCTTCTCCCTCAAGCCAATCGAACAC TGGGGGATCTCCAGTggcggtggagcggcgtggccgGTGTCGAACCCAGTGGTGACGTGCGCGGACGTGGCGGAGGCTGGATTCCCCAGCAGCTTCGTCGCCAACCCCTTTCTCTTCATCCAG GGGGATGCCATTTATATGTTTTTCGAGACGAAAGACCCTGTTACATCACAAGGCAACATCGCTGCTGCCATTAGCAAGGATGCCGGCGCAACATGGCAGCAGCTGGGTGTAGTGTTGGATGAGAAGTGGCACCTTTCTTATCCTTATGTGTTTAGCTATGAAAATAAG ACATACATGATGCCTGAAAGCAGCAAAAAGGGAAACCTTCGGTTGTATTACACTGTGGATTTTCCCCTTAAGTGGAAATTAGAAAAAGTCCTTCTGGAGAGACCACTTGTAGATTCAGTCATCGTAAATTTCCAGGGTTCCTATTGGCTCCTTGGATCAGATATAAGTTCTTATGGCTCGAAGCAGCGAGGAGAACTCTGTATTTGGTACAGCAGCTCTCCTCTTGGTCCATGGAACCCGCACAGGCAGAACCAAGTCCATAATAATAAGGACAACAAGCCGAGTGCCAGAAATGGAGGCAGGCCATTCATTTACAATGGCAATCTTTATCGCATAGGCAAAGACCGTGATGCTGGATCTGGCTATGATATCCTAGTGTTCAaagttgaagtcctgacagcaaATCAGTACAAGGAAGTCGTGGTCCCGTTTGTCCCTGAGAAACCCCTCAAGGACCGAAATGCATGGAATGGTGCAAGGTCCCATCACCTTGATATCCAGCAGCATCCATTAGGTCAGCTTTGGATTGGGGTAATGGATGGAGACAGAGTTCCCTTGGGTGACTCAGTTCATCGTCTGACTATAGGTTCCATGTTTTATGGTGTTGCTTCCATTTCAGTTCTGCTTCTTGGTGCGCTTATTGGTGCGATCAAGTGCATCTTACCACTCAGATGGTATTTACCACATACTGAAAAACGGAGTGACACCTTGAAAACTGAGAAGCAGGTCTTTCTATGCCATAAGTTTAATTCGCTTATCTGCAATGTTAACAAGTTGGGATCTCTTATTGATGGAAGAATTAATTGCAGAGCTCGGAAAGGCGGAATTTACATAGCTGTAATATTATTGATATTAGTAGTCCTAACTTGTTTTGGGACTCACTATATCTTTGGTGGCAATGGCGCAGAAGAGCCGTATCCTGTTAAGGGCAGGTATTCACAGTTCACATTGTTGACCATGACATATGATGCCCGACTTTGGAATCTAAAGATGTTTGTGGAGCATTACTCCAAATGTGCATCAGTGAGGGAGATTGTAGTGGTCTGGAACAAAGGTCGACCCCCATCCCTAGTTGAATTGAAGTCGATGGTGCCTGTTAGGATCAGAATTGAAAATAAGAACACAATAAACAACAGATTCAACATAGacaaagaaattaaaaaaaaaactgttatGGAGCTTGATGATGATATCATGATGACATGTGATGACTTAGAGCGTGGATTCAAGGTTTGGAGGGAGCATCCTGATAGGATTGTTGGTTACTATCCACGCCTTGCTGAGGGCAGGCCTCTGGAATACCGCAACGAGAGGTATGCTCGGCAACAAGGAGGTTATAACATCATACTGACAGGAGCAGCATTTATGGATCATGAGCTGGCCTTTAAGAGATACTGGAGCAAAGAGGCTGAAATAGGAAGGCAGATTGTTGATAGTTTCTTTAATTGTGAGGATGTTCTCctgaatttcttgtttgtaaATGAAAGCTTGACAAGTACAGTGGAGTATGTAAAACCAGCTTGGGCAGTTGATATGTCTAAGTTCTCAGGAGTAGCCATTAGTCGTAACACACAGGCACATTACCATATTAGGAGTAAATGCCTTGCTATATTTTCAGGAATCTATGGGAATTTGACTTCCAAGAGGTTCTTTAACAGACGAGGTGATGGTTGGGATTCATAA
- the LOC120648316 gene encoding uncharacterized tRNA/rRNA methyltransferase YsgA-like isoform X2, translating to MLLLARAPPPSLAANYSASPERGLRLRSMPSSRAVVATASSAAKPAAAASSRAGQKRKQVASVANPLVKHCVKLRLSAAYRRSCRRLLLVGLAPILEMCRFELDAIDYLLLLDGVEVPEALREFSGDVVFVSAAVMKKVSGMQSVDSTEAIAVMHMPRHFRDLGSHEDGDSLHGLFNHPKRILVLDGIQDPGNLGTLIRSACAFKWDGVFLLPACCDPFNEKALRAARGASLQLPIVSGTWHDLHALMTKYDMKMMAGHPESSSDASKGIHSLSKELADSLLNESLCLVLGSEGNGLSSETLQACELVNIPMEGTFESLNVSVAGGIFLFMLQPKYQIDSTTLTP from the exons ATGCTGCTCCTGgcgcgagccccgccgccgtccttggCGGCCAACTATTCGGCGAGCCCGGAGCGCGGCCTCCGCCTTCGGAGCATGCCCTCGTCCCGCGCCGTCGTCGCTACGGCCTCCTCTGCGGCgaagccggcggccgcggcttcCTCGCGGGCCGGGCAAAAGCGCAAGCAGGTGGCGAGCGTGGCGAACCCGCTCGTGAAGCACTGCGTCAAGCTCCGGCTCTCCGCCGCGTACCgccgctcctgccgccgcctcctcctcgtcggccTCGCGCCCATCCT GGAGATGTGTAGGTTTGAGCTCGACGCCATCGATTACCTGCTTCTCCTGGAcggcgtggaggtcccggaggCGCTGCGCGAGTTCTCTGGCGATGTCGTGTTTGTCAGCGCCGCGGTGATGAAGAAGGTGTCCGGCATGCAGTCGGTTGATTCCACCGAGGCGATTGCTGTCATGCACATGCCTAGGCACTTCCGCGACCTCGGGAGCCATGAGGATGGGGATTCTCTTCATGGGCTGTTCAATCACCCAAAGAGGATTCTGGTCCTTGATGGGATCCAG GATCCTGGTAACCTTGGAACGCTGATAAGATCAGCTTGTGCTTTCAAATGG GACGGGGTATTTCTTCTCCCAGCTTGTTGTGATCCTTTCAATGAAAAGGCTCTCCGTGCAGCCCGTGGAGCCTCTTTGCAGCTTCCTATTGTCTCTGGTACCTGGCATGACCTGCATGCATTAATGACTAAATATGATATGAAGATGATGGCAGGCCATCCAGAAAGTAGCAGTGATGCATCCAAGGGAATCCACTCGCTGTCCAAAGAACTAGCTGATTCACTCTTGAATGAGTCTCTGTGCTTAGTGTTAGGAAGTGAGGGGAATGGCCTTTCTTCAGAAACCCTCCAAGCCTGTGAGCTTGTAAACATTCCGATGGAAGGTACTTTTGAATCTCTGAATGTTTCGGTTGCAGGTGGTATATTTTTGTTCATGTTACAACCTAAATATCAAATAGATAGCACAACTTTAACCCCTTAA
- the LOC120648316 gene encoding uncharacterized tRNA/rRNA methyltransferase YsgA-like isoform X3, translated as MLLLARAPPPSLAANYSASPERGLRLRSMPSSRAVVATASSAAKPAAAASSRAGQKRKQVASVANPLVKHCVKLRLSAAYRRSCRRLLLVGLAPILEMCRFELDAIDYLLLLDGVEVPEALREFSGDVVFVSAAVMKKVSGMQSVDSTEAIAVMHMPRHFRDLGSHEDGDSLHGLFNHPKRILVLDGIQDPGNLGTLIRSACAFKWDGVFLLPACCDPFNEKALRAARGASLQLPIVSGTWHDLHALMTKYDMKMMAGHPESSSDASKGIHSLSKELADSLLNESLCLVLGSEGNGLSSETLQACELVNIPMEGTRNVWELLLMEFLTMVVSRSFSVPLAL; from the exons ATGCTGCTCCTGgcgcgagccccgccgccgtccttggCGGCCAACTATTCGGCGAGCCCGGAGCGCGGCCTCCGCCTTCGGAGCATGCCCTCGTCCCGCGCCGTCGTCGCTACGGCCTCCTCTGCGGCgaagccggcggccgcggcttcCTCGCGGGCCGGGCAAAAGCGCAAGCAGGTGGCGAGCGTGGCGAACCCGCTCGTGAAGCACTGCGTCAAGCTCCGGCTCTCCGCCGCGTACCgccgctcctgccgccgcctcctcctcgtcggccTCGCGCCCATCCT GGAGATGTGTAGGTTTGAGCTCGACGCCATCGATTACCTGCTTCTCCTGGAcggcgtggaggtcccggaggCGCTGCGCGAGTTCTCTGGCGATGTCGTGTTTGTCAGCGCCGCGGTGATGAAGAAGGTGTCCGGCATGCAGTCGGTTGATTCCACCGAGGCGATTGCTGTCATGCACATGCCTAGGCACTTCCGCGACCTCGGGAGCCATGAGGATGGGGATTCTCTTCATGGGCTGTTCAATCACCCAAAGAGGATTCTGGTCCTTGATGGGATCCAG GATCCTGGTAACCTTGGAACGCTGATAAGATCAGCTTGTGCTTTCAAATGG GACGGGGTATTTCTTCTCCCAGCTTGTTGTGATCCTTTCAATGAAAAGGCTCTCCGTGCAGCCCGTGGAGCCTCTTTGCAGCTTCCTATTGTCTCTGGTACCTGGCATGACCTGCATGCATTAATGACTAAATATGATATGAAGATGATGGCAGGCCATCCAGAAAGTAGCAGTGATGCATCCAAGGGAATCCACTCGCTGTCCAAAGAACTAGCTGATTCACTCTTGAATGAGTCTCTGTGCTTAGTGTTAGGAAGTGAGGGGAATGGCCTTTCTTCAGAAACCCTCCAAGCCTGTGAGCTTGTAAACATTCCGATGGAAG GAACAAGAAATGTATGGGAACTGTTACTCATGGAATTTCTTACTATGGTGGTGTCACGTAGTTTCAGTGTTCCACTGGCTCTCTAG